The Pyrus communis chromosome 5, drPyrComm1.1, whole genome shotgun sequence region ATTGTGCTGTGAAGCATGTAAATGTGCGTTGCGCAGATTTAATATGATATTTTGTAGTGTAATGCTAATTCGTGTCATTCTGTTTGTCTTCCAACAGATGATTGATGATGTAGGGCTGGGGACTGTTGCCAACTTACTTGGCATGTTCATATTTTTTCTAGTGATTGCTTATCATTACGTGACGGCCGACCCAAAATACGAGGGCAACTGAAAAACTGAGTTGTGTATGTGTTAATGGAGAGACCATATGGCACCCCAAGAAACACATGGATCATGCAACGTAGTGTTTGAATTTTGTTAGCATAACAAAAGACGGGGGATATAAACCTGAAGTTTTGTGTACCTGCAACTTTTGGTAGCTCTCAATACAATAAtcttctcttccttttt contains the following coding sequences:
- the LOC137734930 gene encoding dolichyl-diphosphooligosaccharide--protein glycosyltransferase subunit 4A-like, whose protein sequence is MIDDVGLGTVANLLGMFIFFLVIAYHYVTADPKYEGN